The Winogradskyella schleiferi genome has a window encoding:
- a CDS encoding TonB-dependent receptor plug domain-containing protein, with protein MKNTLIYFIFLVLFLQLSYGQTVTVLEADSETPIPGVTLYNLKKSKTRITDLDGKASLSHFSENEMIVFQDFLYEQQRLTKSEISKNNYIVYLIPKVEGLKQIVISASKFEQQKRDIPQTIVSLDAKDIALANPQTSADLLENTGNIYIQKSQLGGGSPMIRGFSTNRLLITVDGVRMNNAIFRGGNLQNVISIDPFAIKNTEVTLGAGSVVYGSDAIGGVMSFYTKKPQLSYRDDLYLTANVLARYASANEEKTGHFDVNLGYRKWAFLTSASYTNFDDLRMGSNGPTDYLRPEFVIRENGADVIVTNPNPLMQTPTGYDQINLMQKVRYEPSDNLNFDFGLYFSTTSDYSRYDRLLRYRGDDLRSAEWNYGPQQWVMGNFQITKLSSNSNLYDKIQTTLAYQNFKESREDRDYQSAIRELRSESVDAVSFNLDLEKNLNTKTSIFYGAEYLHNTVGSEGHEENIETNATAPNVTRYPDGSTWQSMAAYASLKYKPNSKFVFQTGLRYNQVIAKADFTENNTFLNLPFNEVEINTGALTGTAGFTWSPSELMQWKLNASTAFRAPNIDDIGKVFDSEPGAVVVPNNNLEAEYAYSGELGLKLNFENKVILDMATYYTFLDNALIRRAYELNGETEIMYDGELSTVQAIQNASKAWIYGFEVGLEINFSKYLKLRSQYNVIGGTEDNNGIEEPVRHVAPNFGRTHFIWKNNKLQLDAFVVYNNELSYNQLAPSEIEKDYIYALDSNGNPYAPSWHTLNFRTQYQYNDKLSITASLENITDQRYRPYSSGISAAGRNLILALKYTL; from the coding sequence GTGAAGAACACTCTAATATATTTTATTTTTTTAGTTCTATTTCTGCAACTGTCTTATGGGCAAACCGTTACTGTTCTAGAAGCAGATAGCGAAACACCAATTCCTGGAGTGACGCTTTATAATCTTAAGAAAAGCAAGACTAGAATCACGGATTTGGATGGTAAAGCATCATTATCGCATTTTAGTGAAAATGAGATGATTGTTTTCCAAGATTTTCTATATGAACAACAAAGACTAACAAAATCTGAAATTTCCAAAAACAATTATATCGTCTATCTTATTCCAAAAGTGGAAGGGTTAAAACAAATCGTTATTTCAGCCTCTAAATTCGAACAACAAAAACGTGATATTCCACAAACCATCGTAAGTTTAGACGCCAAAGATATTGCCTTGGCAAATCCGCAAACCAGCGCAGATCTATTGGAAAACACAGGGAATATTTACATTCAGAAAAGTCAGTTGGGTGGTGGTAGTCCAATGATAAGAGGATTCTCTACCAATAGACTTTTAATAACGGTTGATGGTGTGCGAATGAACAATGCTATATTTAGAGGAGGTAATCTTCAAAATGTAATTTCTATAGATCCGTTTGCCATAAAAAACACAGAAGTCACTTTAGGCGCAGGTTCTGTGGTTTATGGTAGTGATGCCATTGGTGGTGTTATGAGTTTTTACACTAAAAAACCACAATTATCCTATAGGGATGATTTGTACTTAACCGCAAATGTGTTAGCCAGATACGCTAGTGCCAATGAAGAAAAAACCGGTCATTTTGATGTCAATCTGGGCTATAGGAAATGGGCGTTTTTAACGAGTGCCAGCTATACCAATTTCGATGATCTTAGAATGGGTAGTAATGGCCCGACCGACTATCTTAGACCAGAGTTTGTAATAAGGGAAAATGGCGCAGATGTAATCGTGACCAATCCTAACCCATTAATGCAAACGCCTACAGGTTATGATCAAATTAACCTAATGCAAAAAGTAAGGTACGAACCATCCGACAATCTTAATTTTGATTTTGGATTGTACTTTTCTACGACTTCAGATTATTCTAGGTATGATCGGTTACTAAGATACAGAGGCGATGATTTACGCTCAGCCGAATGGAATTACGGCCCACAGCAATGGGTTATGGGTAATTTTCAAATAACCAAATTAAGCAGTAATTCTAATCTATATGATAAAATACAGACCACTTTAGCCTATCAAAATTTTAAGGAAAGTAGGGAAGATAGGGATTATCAATCCGCCATCCGCGAGCTAAGATCAGAATCTGTTGATGCGGTGTCTTTTAATCTAGATTTGGAGAAAAACTTGAATACCAAAACGAGCATTTTTTATGGTGCAGAATATCTGCACAATACCGTAGGTTCAGAAGGGCATGAAGAAAATATTGAAACCAATGCAACCGCTCCCAATGTAACGCGCTATCCAGATGGCTCTACATGGCAATCTATGGCGGCTTATGCCAGCTTAAAGTATAAACCCAATTCTAAATTTGTGTTTCAAACCGGATTGCGCTACAATCAAGTGATAGCTAAAGCGGACTTTACGGAGAACAATACATTTTTAAATCTCCCTTTTAATGAAGTTGAGATTAATACTGGTGCATTAACTGGAACGGCTGGTTTTACATGGTCGCCAAGTGAATTGATGCAATGGAAATTAAACGCTTCCACAGCTTTTAGGGCACCAAATATAGATGATATCGGTAAGGTGTTTGATAGTGAACCTGGAGCTGTAGTGGTACCAAATAACAATCTTGAAGCAGAATATGCCTATAGTGGTGAGTTAGGATTAAAGCTGAATTTTGAAAACAAAGTGATACTGGATATGGCAACCTATTACACCTTTTTAGATAATGCCTTAATCAGAAGAGCTTATGAATTAAATGGCGAAACAGAAATTATGTATGATGGCGAATTAAGCACAGTACAAGCTATACAAAATGCTTCAAAAGCTTGGATTTATGGGTTTGAAGTAGGTTTGGAGATCAATTTTTCTAAATATTTAAAATTGCGTTCCCAATATAATGTTATTGGTGGAACGGAAGACAATAATGGTATAGAAGAACCTGTGAGGCATGTGGCTCCAAATTTCGGGCGAACGCATTTCATCTGGAAAAACAATAAATTACAATTAGATGCCTTTGTGGTTTACAATAATGAACTTTCTTATAATCAATTGGCACCTTCAGAAATTGAAAAAGACTATATCTATGCCTTGGACTCCAACGGAAATCCTTATGCACCATCTTGGCATACACTTAATTTTAGAACCCAATATCAGTACAACGATAAGTTAAGCATTACGGCAAGCTTGGAAAATATTACCGACCAACGCTACAGACCTTATTCTTCGGGAATTTCGGCCGCTGGTAGAAATTTAATTTTAGCTTTAAAATATACGTTATAA
- the recO gene encoding DNA repair protein RecO → MRTKNNSIVLSKLKYRDNDLIVKCYTEQRGVVSYLLRGVLKSKKGLSKTVYYQALSQLQIEENFKPNQSLHFISEVKFNYIYKSLHTNIYKSAIVLFLSEILSNVLKEEEKNEGLFQFISVALQYLDNEEQFSNFHLLFLLKLTRYLGFQPENLNTDHSYFNLESGIFEASNHGIYSISGENLTLLKCLLGTNFDALNEVKINAKQRQEFLNLLLHYFELHLGSFKKPKSLQVLNEVFH, encoded by the coding sequence ATGCGCACTAAAAACAATAGTATTGTTCTTTCCAAATTAAAGTATAGAGATAATGACCTTATTGTAAAGTGTTATACGGAACAACGTGGTGTGGTCAGTTATCTCTTAAGAGGTGTTTTGAAATCCAAGAAAGGCTTGTCCAAAACCGTGTATTATCAAGCTTTGTCACAACTTCAAATAGAAGAAAATTTTAAACCCAATCAATCGCTTCATTTTATAAGTGAGGTTAAGTTTAACTATATCTACAAAAGTCTTCATACCAACATTTATAAAAGTGCTATCGTACTTTTTTTATCTGAAATTCTCTCTAATGTTCTAAAGGAAGAAGAAAAGAACGAAGGTTTATTCCAGTTTATTTCAGTTGCTCTACAGTATTTGGATAATGAGGAACAATTTTCGAATTTTCACTTATTATTTTTATTGAAGTTAACGCGCTATTTAGGATTTCAACCCGAAAATTTAAATACAGATCATAGCTATTTTAATCTGGAATCTGGAATCTTTGAAGCGTCAAACCATGGAATTTACTCCATTTCTGGTGAAAATTTAACACTCTTGAAATGCTTGTTAGGCACAAACTTTGATGCCCTAAACGAAGTAAAGATCAATGCCAAACAAAGACAGGAGTTTTTAAATCTTTTGTTGCATTATTTTGAATTACATTTGGGCAGTTTTAAAAAACCTAAATCATTACAAGTACTTAATGAGGTGTTTCATTAA
- the porZ gene encoding type IX secretion system anionic LPS delivery protein PorZ → MRKTILKISIILFWFSASSFSQDFSSLWQAHYSYNNIVDVVSGENKIYAAAQNAVFEYDTSTNEITTITTIDGLSGEQITTIYYSEVYQYLVIGYETGLIELYSETEREVLTVVDILEKQNITPVNKRINHFYENEGLVYISTDYGVSIYDLERLEFGDTYFLGDGGSQITVKQVSILNNEIYVACLNNNGVKKADLTNPNLIDFGQWQTIIIGNYQTMNTVNNKIYAVRSNNVIYEIDGVSINTPITLPLSPLDADVSGSNLIYSTTNAIYVYNENIQLVNTFQPNTDFDSDFTSAITLNESIYIGTQSLGVLSNSVSNTEIYTEILPNGPLFNETFRLNAETNVVWTSFGDYTIDLDPSPLRSRGLSYFRNDVWESIPYDDVFGAKNLSQISINPFMSNQVFISSFQDGILEINNFEPTTFYDETNSGLESLVLPGSPNFRSLRVSATKFDANGLLWSVTARLFEPLKSYDPNTGNWQSYDFSSIIQDAINDELGYFALDIDSNGTKWIGGYLNGLYAYNESISDSPLRVLNTEDQNLPISLVTSLAVDNRNQLWVGTYSGLRVLYNTSGFYEDNNPTLSSIIILEDGIPKELLEGQAITDIEVDGSNNKWIGTGDSGVFYFSSDGQTTIYHFTTDNSPLPSNRINDISVDPNNGSVYIATNKGLLSFKAGGSKPQDTLQDAFAYPNPVRPEYDVLGYNDLNDINKGVKVTGLTERVNIKITDIEGNLVAEAQSNINLRSSNTNYNFAIDGGTAIWNGKNLANSVVRTGVYLIMISDLESFETKVLKVLIVR, encoded by the coding sequence ATGCGTAAGACTATATTAAAAATCTCTATTATTCTTTTTTGGTTTTCGGCTTCAAGCTTTAGCCAGGATTTCTCATCGTTATGGCAAGCACATTACTCATATAATAATATAGTTGATGTTGTAAGCGGTGAAAATAAAATATATGCTGCGGCACAAAACGCGGTTTTTGAATATGATACGTCAACGAATGAGATCACTACAATTACAACCATAGACGGCTTGTCTGGTGAGCAAATTACGACCATATATTACAGTGAAGTTTATCAATATCTAGTTATTGGTTATGAGACTGGTTTAATTGAGCTTTATTCAGAAACAGAGCGCGAAGTTTTAACCGTAGTGGATATCTTGGAGAAACAAAATATTACACCTGTCAATAAACGTATCAATCATTTTTATGAAAATGAAGGTTTAGTTTATATTTCCACGGATTACGGAGTTTCAATTTACGATTTAGAACGCTTGGAATTTGGGGACACCTACTTTCTTGGAGATGGTGGCTCTCAGATTACCGTAAAACAAGTTTCAATTTTAAACAACGAAATTTATGTAGCCTGCTTAAATAACAATGGCGTTAAAAAGGCGGATTTAACGAACCCAAATCTCATTGATTTTGGGCAATGGCAGACCATTATTATAGGGAATTATCAAACCATGAATACCGTTAATAATAAAATATACGCGGTTAGAAGTAATAACGTAATTTATGAAATTGATGGAGTCTCAATAAATACGCCAATAACCTTGCCCTTATCACCTTTAGATGCTGATGTTTCAGGTTCTAATCTCATTTATTCTACTACAAATGCTATTTACGTATATAATGAAAACATACAATTGGTCAATACTTTTCAACCTAATACTGATTTTGATTCCGATTTTACTTCAGCAATAACATTAAACGAATCTATCTATATAGGTACTCAAAGTCTAGGTGTCCTAAGCAATTCGGTATCTAATACTGAAATTTATACAGAAATTTTACCTAATGGTCCTTTATTTAACGAAACATTTAGGCTTAACGCAGAAACTAATGTTGTTTGGACAAGCTTTGGGGATTATACAATTGATTTAGATCCCTCTCCTTTACGTTCAAGAGGCTTAAGTTATTTTAGAAATGATGTTTGGGAGAGTATTCCATATGATGACGTTTTTGGGGCAAAAAACCTCTCGCAAATTTCTATAAACCCTTTCATGTCTAACCAGGTTTTTATAAGCTCATTTCAAGATGGAATTTTGGAAATAAATAATTTTGAACCCACTACATTTTATGACGAAACCAATAGTGGTTTAGAATCTTTGGTTTTACCAGGCTCACCAAATTTCAGAAGCCTTCGTGTATCTGCTACAAAATTTGATGCTAATGGTCTTTTATGGTCTGTGACCGCGCGATTATTCGAACCTTTAAAATCATACGATCCAAATACAGGAAATTGGCAGAGCTATGATTTTTCAAGTATTATACAAGATGCCATAAATGATGAGTTGGGTTATTTTGCTTTAGATATAGATAGTAATGGCACGAAATGGATTGGAGGTTATTTAAATGGATTATATGCTTATAATGAATCAATTTCAGATAGTCCTCTTAGAGTACTTAATACAGAAGATCAGAACTTACCCATTTCACTCGTTACCTCTTTAGCTGTTGATAATAGAAATCAACTTTGGGTCGGCACATACTCTGGCCTTAGAGTACTTTACAATACTTCTGGATTTTATGAGGACAATAACCCGACGTTAAGTTCAATTATCATTTTAGAAGACGGCATTCCCAAAGAATTATTGGAAGGTCAAGCCATAACTGACATTGAAGTAGACGGTTCTAATAATAAATGGATTGGAACTGGAGATTCTGGCGTATTTTATTTCTCTTCCGATGGGCAAACCACCATATATCATTTTACAACTGACAATTCCCCTCTACCATCCAATCGAATCAATGATATTTCAGTAGATCCTAATAATGGTTCTGTTTATATAGCGACAAATAAAGGGCTCTTATCCTTTAAAGCAGGAGGATCGAAGCCACAAGATACCTTACAAGACGCTTTTGCGTATCCTAATCCGGTGCGACCAGAATATGACGTTTTAGGATATAATGATCTTAACGACATCAATAAAGGTGTAAAAGTGACTGGACTAACAGAGCGTGTCAATATTAAAATCACGGATATTGAAGGGAATTTGGTTGCAGAAGCACAATCCAATATCAATTTAAGATCTTCAAACACCAATTATAATTTTGCTATAGATGGTGGGACAGCCATTTGGAACGGTAAAAATTTGGCTAATTCGGTGGTGCGCACAGGTGTTTATTTAATTATGATTTCCGATTTAGAGTCTTTTGAAACCAAAGTCCTAAAAGTCCTAATAGTCCGTTAA
- the gdhA gene encoding NADP-specific glutamate dehydrogenase, giving the protein MKKKIEAFLDLVKERNGHEPEFLQAVQEVAETVIPYIAKHDIYNGKNILLRMVEPERLISFRVSWVDDSGEIQVNRGYRVQMNSAIGPYKGGLRFHPTVNASILKFLAFEQVFKNSLTTLPMGGGKGGSDFDPKGKSDNEIMRFCHAFMTELFRHIGHNTDVPAGDIGVGAREIGFMFGMYKKLKNTFTGVLTGKGASWGGSLIRPEATGYGTVYFAQNMLQRKEDSFDGKTVVISGSGNVAQFAAEKAIELGAKVVTLSDSGGYIYDEDGIDTEKLKHVMYIKNEKRGRISEYVDKYPNAKFHKGERPWSEKCDIALPCATQNELNGEEAKQLIANGCMCVSEGANMPSTPDAVHEFQKAKILFAPGKASNAGGVATSGLEMSQNSLRLSWTRKEVDEKLKDIMEDIHDSCVEYGENEDGSIDYIRGANIAGFVKVADAMLAQGVI; this is encoded by the coding sequence ATGAAAAAAAAAATAGAAGCATTTTTAGATCTTGTAAAAGAAAGAAATGGGCATGAACCGGAATTTTTACAAGCGGTTCAAGAAGTCGCAGAAACAGTTATTCCTTATATAGCTAAACACGATATCTATAACGGAAAAAACATTCTTTTACGAATGGTAGAACCAGAAAGGTTGATTTCATTCAGGGTTAGTTGGGTTGATGATTCAGGAGAAATCCAAGTCAATAGAGGTTATAGGGTTCAAATGAACTCTGCTATTGGACCGTATAAGGGCGGTTTACGTTTTCACCCAACTGTGAATGCCAGTATTTTAAAATTTTTGGCTTTTGAACAGGTCTTTAAAAACTCGTTGACCACATTACCCATGGGAGGTGGTAAAGGAGGTTCTGATTTTGATCCTAAGGGCAAATCAGACAATGAAATTATGCGTTTTTGCCATGCTTTTATGACGGAGTTATTTAGACATATTGGTCATAATACTGATGTACCAGCAGGAGATATTGGTGTTGGAGCTAGAGAGATTGGTTTTATGTTTGGGATGTATAAAAAATTAAAGAATACGTTTACTGGAGTCTTAACAGGAAAAGGTGCATCTTGGGGAGGCTCCTTAATAAGACCGGAAGCAACAGGATATGGAACTGTATATTTTGCCCAAAACATGCTGCAAAGAAAAGAGGACTCTTTTGATGGTAAAACGGTTGTGATTTCTGGATCTGGAAATGTGGCGCAATTCGCGGCTGAAAAAGCTATAGAATTAGGAGCTAAAGTAGTAACACTTTCAGATTCTGGAGGTTATATATATGATGAAGATGGCATAGATACTGAAAAGTTGAAACATGTGATGTATATCAAAAATGAAAAACGTGGCCGAATTAGCGAGTACGTCGATAAATATCCGAATGCCAAATTCCATAAAGGAGAAAGACCTTGGTCAGAAAAATGTGATATAGCATTACCTTGTGCAACTCAAAATGAATTAAATGGGGAAGAGGCGAAACAATTAATAGCTAATGGTTGTATGTGTGTATCAGAAGGTGCAAATATGCCTTCAACACCAGATGCCGTGCATGAGTTCCAAAAGGCCAAAATTTTGTTTGCTCCAGGAAAAGCATCGAATGCAGGAGGAGTGGCCACTTCTGGTTTAGAAATGAGTCAGAACTCACTTCGATTGAGCTGGACAAGGAAAGAAGTTGACGAAAAGTTAAAGGACATTATGGAAGATATCCACGACTCTTGTGTAGAATATGGAGAAAACGAAGATGGCTCTATAGATTACATCAGAGGCGCAAATATTGCAGGTTTTGTAAAAGTGGCAGATGCGATGTTGGCTCAAGGTGTAATTTAA
- a CDS encoding THC0290_0291 family protein has translation MIIDIKKPIVLFALLLSMQFSYSQLGFSHEVGIITGPVAFQSDFGERNDFETNSGNTGFGIGIVYYMNFDYLTNYYYNSASNYFTDHFKVRAEISWNKTKLNHFGKWVDAERTGTSADKLRAHSGEAQNWNLGAQLEYYPLSIKGFSQGAFPVTPFGSFGLHYVSYNPTTQTSYGDQNIDNFNNFYPQWEPGSIDDTSGSAWSVVASVGARYKLTILSDLMIDLRFQQFFNDSIDGLDHQLASNKANDWLLWLNFGYIYYFD, from the coding sequence ATGATAATAGATATAAAAAAACCAATCGTGCTATTTGCATTACTTTTATCAATGCAATTTAGTTATTCTCAATTAGGCTTTTCTCATGAGGTTGGTATTATTACTGGTCCTGTAGCGTTCCAGTCAGATTTTGGTGAACGTAATGACTTTGAGACAAATTCAGGTAATACAGGGTTTGGAATTGGCATAGTCTACTATATGAACTTTGATTATCTTACTAATTACTACTATAATTCAGCAAGCAATTATTTTACCGATCACTTCAAGGTACGAGCAGAAATATCTTGGAACAAAACTAAACTCAACCATTTTGGTAAATGGGTAGATGCCGAAAGAACAGGTACTAGTGCGGATAAACTAAGAGCCCATTCTGGTGAAGCCCAAAATTGGAACTTAGGCGCACAATTAGAGTATTACCCATTGAGTATTAAGGGATTTTCGCAAGGAGCATTTCCTGTTACACCTTTTGGGAGTTTTGGTTTACATTATGTATCGTATAATCCAACCACTCAAACATCTTATGGAGATCAAAATATAGATAACTTCAATAATTTCTATCCACAATGGGAACCAGGATCAATAGATGACACAAGTGGTTCTGCTTGGTCTGTTGTTGCTAGTGTAGGAGCGCGCTACAAGCTTACTATTCTTTCAGATTTAATGATAGATTTAAGATTTCAGCAATTTTTTAATGATTCTATCGATGGTTTGGACCATCAACTAGCATCCAACAAAGCCAATGATTGGTTATTGTGGTTAAACTTTGGTTATATCTACTACTTCGATTAA
- a CDS encoding cystathionine gamma-synthase, whose protein sequence is MKFNTKTIHGGQKPDAAYGSVMPPIYQTSTYAQSTPGGHKGYEYSRTHNPTRTALENAFASLENGKYGLAFSSGLAAIDAILKLLKPGDEVVSTNDLYGGTYRLFTKIYEDFGIKFHFTGMENAKRIEDNINENTKLIWVETPTNPMLNIIDIVSVAKIAKRYEVLLAVDNTFATPYLQQPLELGADIVMHSATKYLGGHSDLVMGALIVKDKDLAARLYFIQNACGAVCGPQDAFLALRGIKTLHIRMQRHCENGHAVAEYLAQHPKIENVYWPGFQNHPNHDIAKSQMKAYGGMVSFTTKGNNYEEAIKIVENLKIFTLAESLGGVESLAGHPASMTHASIPKEEREKIGVVDSLIRLSVGIEDEADLIADLKQAID, encoded by the coding sequence ATGAAATTCAACACCAAAACAATACATGGCGGTCAAAAGCCAGATGCTGCTTATGGCTCAGTAATGCCACCAATTTACCAAACATCAACCTATGCACAATCGACTCCTGGAGGTCATAAAGGTTATGAATATTCTAGAACTCACAATCCAACAAGAACAGCTTTGGAAAATGCTTTTGCAAGTCTAGAAAATGGGAAGTATGGTTTGGCATTTAGTTCTGGATTAGCGGCTATCGATGCGATTTTAAAATTATTAAAACCAGGCGATGAAGTGGTTTCAACCAATGATTTATATGGTGGAACGTATCGCTTGTTTACTAAAATTTATGAAGACTTCGGAATTAAGTTCCATTTTACAGGAATGGAAAACGCTAAGCGAATAGAAGATAATATTAATGAAAACACAAAGCTGATTTGGGTAGAGACGCCTACCAATCCAATGCTTAATATTATTGATATAGTATCAGTCGCAAAAATTGCAAAGAGATATGAGGTGTTGTTAGCTGTTGATAATACGTTCGCTACGCCTTATTTACAACAACCTTTAGAATTGGGTGCAGATATCGTGATGCATTCGGCAACCAAATATCTCGGTGGTCATAGTGATTTGGTTATGGGAGCTTTGATTGTTAAAGATAAAGATTTAGCAGCGCGTTTGTATTTTATCCAAAACGCATGTGGTGCTGTTTGTGGTCCTCAAGATGCGTTTTTAGCTTTACGGGGAATTAAGACGTTACATATTAGAATGCAACGTCATTGCGAAAATGGACACGCCGTCGCTGAATATTTAGCGCAGCATCCTAAAATTGAAAATGTGTATTGGCCAGGTTTTCAAAACCATCCAAATCATGATATTGCAAAATCTCAAATGAAGGCTTATGGTGGTATGGTATCTTTTACAACTAAAGGGAATAATTATGAAGAAGCCATTAAGATTGTTGAAAACTTGAAAATCTTTACGCTTGCAGAATCGCTTGGTGGTGTAGAGTCGTTAGCAGGTCATCCGGCAAGTATGACACATGCCAGTATTCCTAAGGAAGAACGTGAAAAAATAGGCGTTGTGGATTCGCTAATTAGATTGAGTGTGGGTATCGAAGATGAAGCTGATTTAATTGCAGATTTAAAACAAGCGATAGACTGA
- a CDS encoding DUF3298 and DUF4163 domain-containing protein encodes MKRIIPFLVFIVVLNSCTSEFKPATFETLSVEAPFEAEISATYSKAKGNNELSNSINSNVENAIIETLNTPENKKDLNTVLKSFNTEYLTFKKEFSEVSEPVWELHIETELAYQSEDVITIAISTYEFKGGAHGNDKVKLLNLDAKTGKTLKINDFIKDIDGFTKLAKTHFIKSLETNKKNLTIEDFFFGKPFQLPENIGFSEEGLILIFNVYEVASYDLGYTEFMIPFEDAQPFLEIN; translated from the coding sequence TTGAAACGCATCATCCCCTTTTTAGTCTTTATAGTTGTTTTAAATTCTTGTACATCAGAATTTAAACCTGCTACTTTTGAAACCCTATCTGTAGAAGCACCTTTTGAAGCTGAAATTTCAGCAACTTATAGCAAAGCAAAAGGCAATAACGAACTTAGCAATAGCATTAATTCAAACGTTGAAAACGCCATTATTGAAACTTTAAACACTCCTGAGAATAAAAAAGATTTGAATACCGTTTTAAAATCTTTTAATACCGAATACCTAACGTTTAAAAAGGAATTTTCGGAAGTATCAGAACCTGTTTGGGAACTTCATATTGAAACAGAATTGGCCTATCAATCTGAAGACGTCATCACTATAGCCATTAGTACCTATGAGTTTAAAGGTGGTGCACATGGTAACGATAAAGTTAAACTATTAAATCTTGATGCCAAAACCGGAAAAACCTTAAAAATCAATGATTTTATTAAGGATATTGATGGCTTTACAAAATTAGCAAAAACACATTTTATAAAATCCTTAGAAACCAATAAAAAAAATCTAACAATAGAGGACTTCTTTTTCGGCAAACCATTTCAACTACCAGAAAATATTGGCTTTAGTGAAGAAGGTTTAATCTTAATCTTTAATGTTTATGAAGTTGCATCTTATGATTTAGGCTACACCGAATTTATGATTCCATTTGAAGATGCTCAACCTTTTTTAGAAATAAACTAA
- a CDS encoding cation:proton antiporter — translation MDYYSIATVLIVLSALFGYINVRFLKLPITIGLMIITIVFTVVLVGIAQFDDTLLIQEQKFIKLIDFETVLLDIMLSFLLFAGALHTNFNQLKVQRWPILAFATLGVLVSTFLVGIAMFYVLKLMTLEVNFIYCLLFGSLISPTDPIAVLGILKKAGAPKKLETKIVGESLFNDGVGVVVFLTIFAIAAKPDAAIEFSDIATLFGQEVIGGIILGLLLGWITYRLMRSIDNYEIEVILTLATVMGGTMLAHQFHLSAPLAMVTAGLIVGNDTVRNSAMSETTELYVDKFWELIDVLLNTILFVMIGMEMLVLTLEGKYIYAGLLAIPIILMCRYISLFIPIKFFEKRLDFVPKTNLIMTWGGLRGGISIALALSLTTEMHRELFLVITYVVVVVSIVGQGLTVGPIIKRLTRKAV, via the coding sequence ATGGATTACTATTCAATTGCCACTGTTTTAATTGTATTATCTGCGCTCTTTGGCTATATAAATGTTCGATTTTTAAAACTGCCAATCACTATTGGATTAATGATTATAACCATCGTATTTACAGTGGTTTTGGTGGGTATTGCCCAATTTGATGATACCTTGTTGATACAGGAACAAAAATTTATTAAACTCATAGATTTCGAAACCGTTCTACTCGATATTATGCTGAGTTTTCTGTTGTTCGCTGGAGCATTGCACACTAATTTTAACCAACTAAAAGTGCAGCGGTGGCCAATCTTGGCGTTTGCCACTTTGGGTGTTTTGGTATCTACATTTTTAGTTGGTATTGCTATGTTTTACGTTCTAAAGTTAATGACCTTAGAAGTTAATTTTATCTATTGCTTATTATTCGGTTCCTTAATCTCGCCAACAGACCCAATTGCTGTTTTAGGCATTTTGAAGAAAGCAGGAGCACCAAAAAAATTGGAAACAAAAATTGTAGGGGAATCATTATTTAATGATGGCGTTGGCGTTGTAGTCTTTTTAACCATTTTTGCCATTGCAGCAAAACCAGATGCTGCCATCGAGTTTTCGGATATTGCGACATTATTTGGACAAGAGGTTATAGGAGGCATTATTTTAGGACTCCTACTAGGCTGGATCACCTATCGATTAATGAGATCAATTGATAATTATGAAATTGAAGTGATTTTAACCCTTGCCACCGTAATGGGAGGCACCATGCTGGCACACCAATTTCATTTATCTGCGCCCTTGGCAATGGTTACAGCAGGACTTATTGTTGGGAATGATACGGTTAGAAATTCAGCCATGTCTGAAACCACAGAACTTTATGTAGATAAGTTTTGGGAATTAATAGATGTTTTGCTAAACACCATTCTTTTTGTAATGATTGGTATGGAAATGCTGGTATTAACTTTAGAAGGTAAATATATTTATGCAGGCTTATTGGCCATTCCTATCATATTAATGTGTCGTTATATTTCATTGTTCATTCCGATAAAATTTTTCGAAAAGCGTCTGGATTTTGTGCCAAAAACAAATTTAATAATGACTTGGGGAGGCTTGCGAGGCGGTATTTCAATTGCATTGGCCCTGAGCCTTACTACAGAAATGCATAGGGAATTATTTTTAGTGATCACTTATGTGGTGGTTGTGGTGTCTATTGTCGGTCAAGGATTGACTGTTGGACCGATCATAAAGCGATTGACAAGAAAAGCTGTTTAG